The following are from one region of the Orenia metallireducens genome:
- the aroC gene encoding chorismate synthase, with protein MKMRYLTAGESHGRAITAILEGIPANLEITKEDIDRELARRQGGYGRGGRMKIETDKANVLSGIRGGKTLGSPITLQIENRDWINWEEVMDPFGDSGYSQEELVIKKETKIKHVKPKVTKPRPGHADLAGSLKYNHEDIRNILERASARETAMRVAVGAIAKTFLKNFGIEVVGHVLQVGTVALDKEVDMRLEDIKVKSESSPLRCVDEETSQKMIEEIDRCKEEGDSLGGIFEIRTTNLPVGLGSHVQWDRKLDARLTMALMSIQAIKGVEVGLGLEAGKRWGSKVHDEIYYNNKFYRTTNNAGGIEGGMTNGEPIILRAAMKPIPTLYQPLSSVDLETKEKFKASVERSDVTAVPAASVVGEAVVAFELAKAFLEKFGGDSMEEIKANYENYLAMVRER; from the coding sequence ATGAAGATGCGTTATTTAACAGCAGGAGAGTCCCATGGAAGAGCGATTACAGCAATATTGGAAGGTATCCCAGCAAATTTAGAGATCACTAAAGAGGATATTGATAGAGAGTTGGCTAGAAGACAAGGTGGTTATGGTCGTGGTGGTCGAATGAAGATTGAGACTGACAAAGCCAATGTCTTGTCAGGGATTAGAGGTGGAAAGACTTTAGGAAGTCCAATTACCTTACAGATAGAGAATAGAGATTGGATTAACTGGGAAGAGGTGATGGATCCTTTTGGTGATAGTGGATATAGCCAAGAAGAGTTAGTGATTAAAAAAGAGACTAAGATTAAGCATGTTAAGCCAAAGGTTACTAAGCCCCGTCCAGGTCATGCTGATTTAGCTGGAAGCTTGAAGTATAATCATGAGGATATTCGGAATATTTTGGAGAGGGCTAGTGCTAGAGAGACAGCTATGAGAGTAGCAGTTGGGGCTATTGCCAAGACTTTTCTTAAAAACTTTGGTATTGAAGTAGTAGGTCATGTCTTACAGGTTGGTACTGTAGCCTTAGATAAAGAGGTAGATATGAGATTAGAAGATATTAAAGTAAAGAGTGAAAGTTCTCCCTTAAGATGTGTCGATGAAGAGACTTCCCAAAAGATGATTGAGGAGATTGACCGTTGTAAAGAGGAAGGAGATTCTTTAGGTGGAATCTTTGAGATTAGAACTACTAATCTGCCAGTTGGTTTAGGAAGCCATGTACAATGGGATCGGAAGTTAGATGCCCGTTTGACTATGGCACTGATGAGTATTCAAGCAATCAAAGGTGTAGAGGTTGGTTTAGGTCTTGAAGCAGGTAAACGATGGGGCTCTAAGGTCCATGATGAAATCTATTATAATAATAAATTTTATCGTACTACCAATAATGCAGGAGGAATTGAAGGTGGAATGACCAATGGTGAGCCTATTATCTTAAGAGCAGCTATGAAGCCAATTCCTACCTTATATCAACCATTATCTTCAGTAGATTTAGAGACAAAAGAGAAGTTTAAAGCCAGTGTAGAACGCTCTGATGTGACTGCTGTACCAGCAGCTAGTGTAGTTGGAGAAGCAGTGGTTGCCTTTGAATTGGCTAAAGCCTTCTTGGAGAAGTTTGGTGGAGATAGTATGGAAGAGATTAAAGCAAATTATGAAAATTATCTCGCAATGGTAAGGGAGAGATAA
- the aroB gene encoding 3-dehydroquinate synthase: MEQLRVDLGERSYDIKVGYDILSKVGEYLKELNLGSKVLIITNELVDSLYGREVEQAVEEAGFEVNIAKIGDGEKYKSLDTARELYDQAVEANLDRSSTIVALGGGVVGDIAGFIASTYMRGVNFVQIPTTVLSQVDSSVGGKVAVNHPQGKNLIGAFYQPKLVVADIKVLKTLEERQLKAGLAEVIKYGVIWDEEFFNFLANNRNKILGLDTNTMEYLLKRCCEIKAEVVARDERELGLRAILNYGHTIGHALEAVTDYQRFVHGEGVAIGMVAAAKLANKIGILNGTDVEKQEELIKEFGLPVSFEGLNIESIMKALAKDKKVKDGMVRFILAEEIGQVVIKSDLPHNIIREVLEELRG; encoded by the coding sequence ATGGAGCAGCTTAGAGTAGATTTAGGAGAGAGAAGTTATGATATCAAGGTAGGTTATGATATATTATCAAAGGTTGGAGAATACCTTAAAGAACTTAATTTAGGCTCTAAGGTCTTAATTATTACTAATGAATTGGTTGATAGTTTATATGGTAGAGAAGTTGAGCAGGCTGTTGAGGAAGCAGGATTTGAGGTTAATATCGCTAAGATTGGTGATGGTGAGAAGTACAAATCCTTGGATACTGCTAGAGAACTCTATGACCAAGCAGTAGAGGCTAATTTAGATAGAAGTTCTACAATAGTAGCTTTAGGTGGAGGCGTAGTTGGTGACATAGCAGGATTTATTGCATCTACCTATATGCGTGGAGTCAACTTTGTACAGATTCCTACTACAGTCTTATCACAAGTGGATAGTAGTGTAGGAGGAAAGGTAGCTGTTAACCATCCCCAAGGTAAGAATTTAATTGGAGCTTTTTATCAGCCTAAGTTAGTAGTAGCTGATATTAAGGTCTTAAAGACGTTAGAGGAGCGACAGTTAAAAGCAGGTTTGGCTGAGGTAATTAAGTATGGTGTTATCTGGGATGAGGAGTTTTTTAACTTTTTAGCAAACAATAGAAATAAGATTTTAGGTTTAGATACTAACACAATGGAGTATCTACTCAAACGTTGCTGTGAGATCAAGGCTGAAGTAGTTGCTCGGGATGAGAGAGAGTTGGGATTAAGAGCTATCTTAAATTACGGTCACACTATTGGTCATGCCTTAGAAGCGGTAACTGACTATCAAAGATTTGTTCATGGTGAAGGTGTAGCAATTGGTATGGTAGCAGCAGCTAAATTAGCTAATAAGATAGGTATCTTAAATGGGACTGATGTAGAGAAACAAGAAGAGCTAATTAAAGAATTTGGTTTACCAGTCTCTTTTGAAGGTTTAAATATTGAATCTATTATGAAAGCATTAGCTAAGGATAAGAAGGTCAAAGATGGCATGGTTAGATTTATTCTGGCAGAAGAGATAGGTCAAGTAGTAATTAAATCAGATTTGCCACATAATATAATTAGAGAAGTATTAGAGGAGTTGAGAGGATAG
- a CDS encoding shikimate kinase: protein MNISLIGFMGTGKTTVAKLLAERLDYCLVDLDEEIVKEESRSIPEIFAEDGEEYFRDVETKVTLNIAKGDKQVISTGGGVVLREQNIENLKSNGGVVVLLSATAETIFERVRDEGGRPLLEVEDPLARIKSMLAERAEKYNCTEYQIDTDKLSAEEVVEEIIKIVDSL from the coding sequence ATGAATATATCATTGATTGGATTTATGGGCACTGGAAAGACTACAGTAGCTAAGCTTTTAGCTGAAAGGTTAGATTATTGCTTGGTAGATTTAGATGAAGAGATAGTTAAAGAGGAAAGTAGGTCTATCCCAGAAATCTTTGCTGAAGATGGTGAAGAGTACTTTAGAGATGTTGAGACTAAGGTTACTCTAAATATAGCTAAAGGTGATAAGCAGGTTATCTCAACTGGTGGTGGAGTTGTATTACGAGAGCAGAATATTGAGAATCTAAAGAGTAATGGGGGGGTAGTAGTTCTATTAAGTGCTACTGCTGAGACTATATTTGAGCGGGTTAGAGATGAAGGTGGTCGTCCACTATTAGAGGTGGAAGATCCTTTGGCTAGGATTAAGAGTATGCTGGCAGAGCGAGCAGAGAAGTATAACTGTACAGAGTATCAGATTGATACAGATAAATTATCAGCAGAAGAAGTAGTAGAAGAAATAATAAAGATAGTTGATAGTTTATAA
- a CDS encoding YetF domain-containing protein, translating to MKEYLEAVWTTLIIFVLLVVLTRLVGRKLLAQITFFDFVTGVTIGTIAGAYVVNEVKGNAVLLSPVILVICTLGLGYWTVENLKIRKLVKGEPVVIIQNGKILEKNMFKSRYTLDALEMQLREKDVFDINEVEFAILEPDGELSVLKKTPYNPLTPKDLKLDTEYKGLATEIIKDGEVLEQNLEQNNLDFNWLYQELHAQGIANIQKVMLASLNTDGSLYIDLKDEYPDYTQKIED from the coding sequence ATGAAGGAATATTTGGAAGCTGTTTGGACAACCTTAATTATATTTGTATTATTAGTGGTCTTAACCAGGTTAGTTGGAAGAAAGTTACTTGCTCAAATTACCTTTTTTGATTTTGTAACTGGGGTAACTATTGGAACGATTGCAGGAGCATATGTTGTAAATGAAGTTAAAGGAAATGCTGTTTTATTAAGTCCAGTTATTTTGGTTATCTGTACGTTAGGTCTTGGTTATTGGACTGTAGAAAATCTAAAAATAAGGAAATTAGTTAAGGGAGAACCAGTAGTTATTATTCAAAATGGTAAAATTTTAGAGAAGAATATGTTTAAATCCAGGTACACCTTAGATGCTTTAGAGATGCAATTGCGTGAGAAGGATGTCTTTGATATCAATGAGGTGGAATTTGCTATTTTAGAACCTGATGGAGAATTGAGTGTATTAAAGAAGACCCCTTATAATCCTCTAACCCCTAAAGACTTAAAATTAGATACTGAGTATAAAGGGTTAGCAACAGAAATAATTAAAGATGGAGAGGTTTTAGAGCAGAATCTAGAGCAGAATAACCTTGATTTTAATTGGTTATATCAAGAGCTACATGCCCAGGGGATAGCTAATATTCAAAAAGTTATGCTAGCAAGTTTAAATACTGATGGGTCACTATATATAGATTTAAAGGATGAATATCCAGATTATACACAGAAAATAGAAGATTAG
- a CDS encoding alpha/beta hydrolase fold domain-containing protein, whose amino-acid sequence MGTNNGYEEVYSVSRPLIENGYAVAIIDYRLYNEAEFSAQIEDCKAVVRWLRANGENYVFNPEKIGVWGRSIGGHLASLLGTAGDVRGFDLGEYLDHLSKVQAVCDFYGMTDLLEITEVNPINYISLEVPPF is encoded by the coding sequence ATAGGTACTAATAATGGCTATGAAGAGGTTTATAGTGTTTCTAGACCACTAATTGAGAATGGATATGCTGTTGCGATAATAGACTATAGATTATATAATGAAGCAGAGTTCTCAGCTCAGATAGAAGACTGTAAAGCTGTTGTTAGATGGCTTAGGGCTAATGGAGAGAATTATGTTTTTAATCCTGAGAAAATTGGAGTTTGGGGACGTTCAATCGGGGGGCATTTGGCATCTTTATTAGGTACAGCAGGAGATGTTAGAGGTTTTGATCTAGGTGAGTACCTAGATCATTTAAGCAAGGTACAAGCAGTCTGTGATTTTTATGGAATGACAGATTTATTAGAGATAACAGAGGTGAATCCAATTAATTATATAAGCCTAGAAGTACCTCCTTTTTGA
- a CDS encoding GIY-YIG nuclease family protein, which translates to MSWRKIKSTITADPGTYILILEAKENKRVKVGKLGYFNILKGYYAYVGSAFGSGGVHSRVRRHNKKYKKLYWHIDYLRKVTELIEIWYTYGRERYEHKWAQVLESLEDSYVLFTGFGSSDCDCQAHLFYFKEVPDFNSFYRGLHETSQNNNVTELLRLEL; encoded by the coding sequence ATGTCATGGCGAAAGATTAAGAGCACAATCACAGCAGATCCTGGAACATATATCTTAATTTTAGAAGCTAAAGAGAATAAAAGGGTTAAAGTTGGTAAACTAGGATATTTTAATATCCTAAAAGGTTATTATGCTTATGTAGGGAGTGCTTTTGGTTCTGGAGGGGTACACTCAAGGGTCAGAAGGCATAATAAGAAGTATAAAAAACTCTATTGGCATATTGATTATTTGAGAAAGGTGACAGAGCTTATTGAGATTTGGTATACTTATGGAAGAGAGAGGTATGAACATAAGTGGGCACAAGTACTGGAAAGTTTAGAGGATAGTTATGTTCTTTTTACTGGTTTTGGGTCGAGTGATTGTGATTGTCAAGCACATCTGTTCTACTTTAAGGAAGTACCTGATTTTAATAGTTTTTATAGAGGATTACATGAAACTTCTCAAAATAATAATGTAACAGAGTTATTGAGATTGGAATTATAA
- the creD gene encoding cell envelope integrity protein CreD — MDFEKFRSFIKESVIFKMLSIGALILVLLIPTAMVTSLIRERSFRKEDAIREITSKWGQSQILGGPILTIPYEIYYKDSKAEVKTRVSYAHFLPEDLYIKGEINPEVRYRGIYKAVLYTSELKIEGKFLAPDFAKFNIKEENVKWEEAFLSLGISDMVGIKEQIKIMWNKDDFIVEPGTKIRNIFESGVNISLPLTSAGEYNFALDLNLNGSQELNFLPFGKKTEVELNSKWQNPNFKGSFLPANREVTENGFKAEWKVLNLNRNYPQQLLEEDSKEIGKSIYKSAFGVNLLLPVDLYQKSNRSIKYAIMFIFLTFLVFFFVEVLNKINIHPIQYLLVGFALIIFYLLLLSLSEYLYFWIAYLIASISTILLITLYAKSIFIKNILAGLMGGILTLLYAFLYILLESQDFSLLVGSIAVFIILATVMYLSRNIDWYTISSNMEGSGK; from the coding sequence ATGGATTTTGAAAAGTTTAGAAGCTTTATCAAAGAGTCGGTAATTTTCAAGATGTTATCAATAGGAGCTTTAATCTTAGTATTATTAATTCCAACTGCGATGGTTACTTCATTAATTCGAGAAAGAAGCTTTAGAAAAGAGGATGCTATTAGAGAGATAACTTCAAAGTGGGGTCAGAGTCAGATCTTAGGTGGGCCTATACTTACTATTCCTTATGAAATATATTATAAGGATAGTAAAGCAGAAGTTAAAACAAGGGTTAGTTATGCTCATTTTTTACCAGAAGACTTATATATTAAGGGAGAGATTAATCCTGAGGTTCGATATAGAGGGATTTATAAGGCGGTATTATATACTAGCGAATTAAAGATAGAAGGTAAATTTTTAGCTCCAGATTTTGCCAAATTTAATATTAAAGAAGAGAATGTTAAGTGGGAAGAGGCTTTCTTATCTTTAGGAATCTCTGATATGGTAGGAATTAAGGAACAGATTAAGATTATGTGGAATAAAGATGATTTTATTGTTGAACCAGGAACTAAGATTAGAAATATCTTTGAATCAGGAGTAAATATAAGCCTTCCCTTAACTTCAGCAGGAGAGTATAATTTTGCTTTAGATTTGAACTTAAATGGAAGCCAAGAGTTGAACTTTTTACCCTTTGGTAAGAAGACAGAGGTAGAGTTGAACTCTAAGTGGCAGAATCCAAACTTTAAGGGTAGCTTCTTACCTGCTAATAGAGAGGTTACTGAGAATGGATTTAAAGCAGAGTGGAAGGTATTAAACTTGAATAGAAATTATCCTCAACAGTTGTTGGAAGAAGATAGTAAGGAGATTGGTAAGAGTATTTATAAATCAGCTTTTGGTGTTAACTTACTTCTTCCTGTAGACCTTTATCAGAAGAGTAACCGTTCTATCAAGTATGCTATTATGTTCATCTTCTTAACCTTTTTAGTATTCTTTTTTGTTGAGGTATTAAATAAGATTAATATCCATCCTATCCAATATCTATTAGTTGGATTTGCCTTGATTATATTTTATCTATTATTACTATCACTGTCGGAGTATCTTTATTTTTGGATTGCTTACTTAATTGCTAGTATCAGTACTATTTTGTTAATCACCCTTTATGCTAAGAGTATATTTATAAAGAATATCTTAGCAGGACTAATGGGAGGAATTTTAACACTTCTATATGCTTTTCTGTATATACTATTAGAAAGCCAAGACTTTTCACTATTAGTGGGTAGTATTGCTGTCTTTATTATTCTAGCTACTGTAATGTATTTATCAAGAAATATAGATTGGTATACAATCAGCTCTAATATGGAGGGGAGTGGGAAATAG
- a CDS encoding alpha/beta hydrolase family protein codes for MIVHGEADIEVSLLQSELLYNTLKRFDNQVELCILEGEGHTFDLINKELHQDLYTKIIDF; via the coding sequence TTGATTGTTCATGGAGAGGCAGATATTGAGGTTTCTCTTTTGCAAAGTGAGCTATTATATAATACTTTAAAGAGATTTGATAATCAAGTGGAGTTATGTATCTTAGAGGGTGAAGGGCATACTTTTGATCTTATTAATAAAGAACTTCATCAAGATTTATATACTAAGATAATAGATTTTTGA
- a CDS encoding M24 family metallopeptidase, whose protein sequence is MKERISKLQAELKEAKLDALLINTPENRRYMTGFTGTAGTVLVSQEEAILITDFRYTQQAKKQSPDYRVVEFKDSKLDKINKLLTELKVESLGFEATYENYNTYLNYQEKLDVELKPTESLVKKLRMIKNVDEIEKIKKAVEIADDAFTMIRDFLKVGVVERDVALELELFMKRAGATDNAFKFIVASGERSALPHGVASEKKIEAGDFVTMDFGCVYDGYHSDMTRTVVVGAKPSVKQQEIYEIVLKAQLESIKAIKAGITGKEVDQVARDIITEAGFGDYFGHGLGHAVGLEIHEGPRLSPKGDTVLEAGMVVTVEPGIYLPDWGGVRIEDIVVVTEDGCEILTDSTKELLAIDN, encoded by the coding sequence ATGAAGGAAAGAATCTCTAAATTACAGGCAGAATTAAAAGAAGCAAAATTGGATGCATTATTAATCAATACACCTGAAAATCGTAGATATATGACTGGTTTTACTGGAACTGCTGGGACTGTCCTAGTCAGTCAGGAAGAAGCAATCTTAATCACTGATTTTCGATATACTCAACAAGCCAAAAAGCAATCTCCAGACTATAGAGTCGTTGAGTTTAAGGACTCTAAACTTGATAAGATCAATAAGTTACTTACAGAGTTAAAGGTAGAGAGTTTGGGATTTGAGGCTACTTATGAGAATTATAATACATACTTGAATTATCAAGAGAAGTTAGATGTAGAGTTAAAGCCTACTGAGAGCCTAGTCAAGAAGTTAAGAATGATAAAGAATGTTGATGAAATCGAGAAGATTAAAAAGGCTGTAGAGATTGCTGATGATGCCTTTACTATGATTAGAGATTTTCTTAAAGTTGGCGTTGTTGAGCGAGATGTAGCTTTAGAGTTGGAGTTATTTATGAAACGGGCAGGGGCTACAGATAATGCCTTTAAGTTTATCGTTGCTTCTGGAGAGCGTTCGGCATTACCCCATGGAGTAGCAAGTGAGAAGAAAATAGAAGCAGGGGACTTTGTAACTATGGATTTTGGTTGTGTCTATGATGGTTATCATTCTGATATGACTAGAACTGTAGTAGTAGGTGCTAAGCCTAGTGTTAAACAGCAAGAGATTTATGAGATAGTTCTCAAAGCACAATTGGAGTCAATCAAAGCAATTAAAGCTGGAATAACTGGTAAGGAAGTGGATCAGGTTGCCCGTGATATCATCACTGAAGCAGGTTTTGGTGACTACTTTGGTCATGGATTGGGTCATGCTGTAGGTTTAGAAATCCATGAAGGACCTAGACTATCTCCAAAGGGTGATACTGTTCTAGAAGCTGGAATGGTAGTAACAGTAGAACCAGGGATTTATCTCCCTGACTGGGGTGGAGTTAGAATTGAGGATATTGTTGTAGTAACAGAGGACGGCTGTGAGATTCTAACAGACTCAACAAAAGAACTATTGGCAATTGACAATTAG
- a CDS encoding TetR/AcrR family transcriptional regulator, giving the protein MNTAFKLFICKGYQGTSLNAIAKKSGLTKGGIYHYFDSKENLYYQVLKDFFTPNGIPKWLENIDLNIKDLIWKGFESLKEKKKYIQDLVGSDTDDAILHYYTFLYEATRKYPEFQRAIDESDKLKIGVLTAAFKQAQERGEIRQDLDPEVLSFELDALLQQLSYLNFVNPGIKQNQNMFKRLFDNYWLRLKV; this is encoded by the coding sequence ATCAATACTGCTTTCAAACTATTTATCTGTAAAGGATATCAAGGAACCTCCCTAAATGCTATTGCTAAAAAGTCAGGATTGACTAAAGGTGGTATTTATCATTATTTTGATAGTAAAGAGAATTTATATTATCAAGTTTTAAAGGATTTTTTTACTCCAAATGGAATACCTAAATGGCTAGAGAATATAGATTTAAATATAAAGGATTTGATTTGGAAAGGCTTTGAATCTCTTAAAGAGAAGAAAAAGTATATTCAAGACTTGGTAGGTTCTGATACTGATGATGCAATTTTACATTATTATACCTTTTTATATGAAGCTACTCGGAAATATCCAGAGTTTCAAAGGGCAATAGATGAATCTGATAAGCTTAAGATAGGAGTTTTAACAGCTGCTTTTAAGCAGGCACAAGAAAGAGGAGAGATTCGTCAAGATTTAGATCCAGAAGTCTTATCCTTTGAGTTAGATGCATTATTGCAGCAGTTATCATATTTGAACTTTGTAAATCCAGGTATCAAGCAGAATCAAAATATGTTTAAGAGATTATTTGATAACTATTGGCTAAGGCTGAAAGTGTAA
- the pilO gene encoding type 4a pilus biogenesis protein PilO produces the protein MINSLSKKKLESLVPLIICILLVTLIYFFNIRVNRVKARKLELAIKSKEDNIEALSQIASNPKGRKVIEDRLFKEKVRLDAIIPSKMELTKFLKDLEVLLDENQINLDNFSVEDFIIEDEYIKAPINLSFSAEYQKIIDFFNKIEEMERLVTEEKLSIIKDKGDNLKVKTLLCIYSLKEETK, from the coding sequence ATGATCAATAGTCTAAGTAAAAAGAAATTAGAATCTTTAGTCCCATTAATTATATGTATTTTATTGGTCACCCTTATATACTTCTTTAATATTCGAGTGAATAGAGTTAAGGCAAGAAAGTTAGAATTGGCTATAAAGAGTAAAGAAGATAATATTGAGGCATTAAGTCAGATAGCTTCTAATCCTAAAGGGCGGAAAGTTATAGAGGATAGACTATTTAAAGAGAAGGTGAGACTAGATGCTATTATACCTTCTAAGATGGAGTTGACTAAATTCTTGAAAGATTTAGAAGTATTGCTTGATGAAAATCAGATTAATCTTGATAATTTCTCAGTAGAAGATTTTATAATAGAAGATGAGTATATTAAAGCTCCAATTAACTTGTCATTTTCAGCAGAGTATCAGAAGATAATAGATTTCTTTAATAAAATAGAAGAGATGGAGAGGTTAGTGACAGAAGAGAAGCTATCTATTATTAAAGATAAAGGTGATAATTTAAAGGTGAAGACATTACTATGTATTTATTCTTTAAAGGAGGAAACTAAGTAA
- a CDS encoding PilN domain-containing protein, whose amino-acid sequence MNLIPLEYRLKLKYQRNKERGIVLSVIILAIMTGFSIYNYKIILSYQDKIIVLNNRLDSLRPVIAKNKLLEEEKSKLKSKEKLISWLSEGVSYQQILIDLNLLVPKGVVLNEFIINENKELQVGAESINNIKVIEMINRMGNYHYFHKVSLNYTETVEDKVTFRIEGRLRL is encoded by the coding sequence GTGAATTTAATTCCACTGGAATATCGCTTAAAGCTTAAATATCAGAGGAATAAAGAGAGAGGGATAGTTCTTTCTGTAATTATATTGGCTATCATGACCGGTTTTAGTATTTATAATTATAAGATTATCTTAAGCTATCAAGATAAGATAATAGTTCTTAATAATAGATTGGACTCTTTAAGACCAGTGATAGCAAAAAATAAATTGTTAGAAGAAGAGAAATCAAAGCTTAAAAGTAAAGAGAAGCTAATTAGCTGGTTATCAGAAGGTGTTAGCTATCAGCAAATCTTAATAGATCTTAATCTATTGGTTCCTAAAGGTGTAGTGTTGAACGAGTTTATAATTAATGAGAATAAAGAATTACAGGTGGGTGCTGAAAGTATTAATAATATTAAGGTTATAGAGATGATTAACCGAATGGGAAATTACCACTATTTCCATAAAGTCAGTCTGAATTATACCGAAACTGTAGAAGATAAAGTCACTTTTAGAATAGAGGGAAGGTTGAGGTTATGA
- the aroQ gene encoding type II 3-dehydroquinate dehydratase, producing MVLVIHGPNLNLLGVREPDVYGLKTLSDINSSLRDIASKKGVELKIIQSNSEGEIIDVIQKAFHQDVDAIIINPAAYTHYSIAIRDALAMLDIPIIEVHLSNIYKREEFRHKSVISPVVTGQIAGFGANSYILALEQVIRLLNN from the coding sequence ATGGTTTTAGTAATTCATGGACCAAATTTGAATTTATTAGGGGTTAGAGAACCTGATGTCTATGGTCTAAAGACCCTAAGTGATATAAATAGTAGCTTACGGGATATTGCGTCTAAGAAGGGTGTAGAGTTGAAGATTATTCAGTCAAATAGTGAAGGTGAGATTATTGATGTTATTCAGAAGGCTTTTCACCAAGATGTAGATGCAATTATTATCAATCCTGCTGCCTATACTCATTATAGTATAGCCATTCGTGATGCTTTGGCAATGCTTGATATTCCTATTATTGAAGTACACTTAAGTAATATCTACAAGAGAGAGGAATTTAGACATAAGTCAGTTATCTCTCCAGTAGTTACAGGGCAGATTGCTGGCTTTGGGGCTAATAGTTATATCTTAGCTTTAGAACAAGTGATAAGATTACTTAATAATTAA
- the efp gene encoding elongation factor P has translation MISTSEFKPGMTIEMDGKLYSIMGYDHVKPGKGGAFLQTKLREIESGRIINKRFRAGEKVNQAYVDTREYQYLYRSGDDFIFMDKESYVQLTLTKDQIGDSYKYIKENSDIQVQMYQNNPVGIAVPDTVELEVIQSPPAVKGNTVSGGTKDVTVETGVEVTVPLFVNKGDILKIDTSTGEYMERVNK, from the coding sequence ATGATTTCTACAAGTGAATTTAAGCCAGGAATGACTATTGAAATGGATGGTAAGTTATACTCCATCATGGGTTATGACCATGTTAAGCCAGGTAAAGGTGGTGCTTTCCTACAGACCAAACTTAGAGAGATAGAGTCTGGAAGAATCATCAATAAACGATTTAGAGCTGGAGAGAAGGTCAATCAAGCTTATGTAGATACAAGAGAATATCAATATTTATATAGAAGTGGTGATGACTTTATCTTCATGGATAAAGAGAGCTATGTACAGCTTACTTTGACTAAAGACCAGATTGGCGACTCTTACAAATATATCAAAGAGAATAGTGATATCCAAGTTCAAATGTATCAGAACAATCCAGTTGGTATAGCTGTACCAGATACAGTAGAACTAGAGGTAATTCAATCCCCACCTGCTGTTAAAGGGAACACTGTCTCTGGTGGTACTAAGGATGTAACTGTAGAGACTGGAGTAGAGGTAACTGTTCCATTATTCGTTAATAAAGGTGATATTCTAAAGATTGATACAAGTACTGGAGAGTATATGGAGAGAGTTAATAAGTAA